The uncultured Methanobrevibacter sp. genome segment AATAACTGATAATTTCAAGGGAAAGTTATAGAAATTGAAATTATCTTTTTTCTTTTTTTTTCAAAGCTTAACCATACCATTAAATATCACCAAAACTAAATTTATAATATTAACTAAAAATGGAGCAAAAATATTATGAATAAAAGAATTATTGAACTTTCCGGTCATATTATTGATTCAATGGCCTTAACTAAGACCATGGCAATAATTATGGAAAAAGGAGGGGAATTTGACATTTTGGAAATCGATGTTGGACGTAAAAAATCAGATGTAAGTCATGCAAAAATTGAAGTTTCCGCATATTCTCCCGAACTGTTGAATGCAATACTTGACGAACTGTCTGTTCTTGGAGCATCAATCCATGAAATCAAGGAGGTCAATCTTGTTGCATCAACCAAAGATAAAGTTGCTCCTGAAGGTTTTTATTCATCTTCCAATCATGCCACACACATTTACTATAAGGGAAACTGGATTCCTGTTGAAGATATAGAAATGGACTGTCTGGTTGTAGTTGACGAAGATGAAAACAGGGCATTCGTAAAGCCTATTTCCAATATCGAGGCGGGAGACAAGATTGTCGTTGGCCTTGACGGGGTCAGGGTAACCCCTCCTCAAAGATCAAGGGATGAACACCAGGTATTCGAATTCATGAACAGTGATGTATCTTCAGAAAAGCCTTTGATGAATCTAATAAATGGTATCGCTCAGGAAATGAAGGAAATCAAAGCCAAAGGAGGAAAAATAGGTATTGTAGGGGGTCCTGCTATAGTACACACAGGTTCCGGAAAATACCTTGCATCATTGATTAGGGATGGTTACATAGATGTCATCATGGCAGGTAATGCTCTTGCTACCCACGACATTGAATCAAATCTCTTCGGCACATCTCTTGGAATCGAAGTGGAAACCGGTAAAATCGTAGCTCATGGCCACACCCACCACATGAGGGCAATCAACAGAATCAACAATTCAGGCTCCATTAGAAAAGCTGTTGAAGACGGAACCCTAACTGGTGGAATAATGTATGAGTGCATTAAAAATGAGGTTCCATTTGTCCTTGCAGGTTCAATCCGTGATGACGGCCCTCTTCCAGACGTAATAACCGATGTCATTGAAGCCCAAAAGCTCATGAGAAAATATGCTCAGGAAGTTGACATGGTATTGATGATTTCAACAATGCTTCATTCAATCGCAATGGGTAACCTATTGCCTTCAAGGGTTAAAAGTATCTGCGTGGATATCAACCCATCCACAGTTACCAAATTATCCGACAGGGGAAGCGCACAGGTTGTAGGTATTGTAACCGATATAGGAACATTCATGCCTTTGTTATACAATGCGTTGAATGAGGAATAACATGGAATTTACAGCTTATATTTTGGATGTGCTTTTTGACTCATTTTATCCCGCAAGAATCAGGATAGAGGATGGCATCTTCAAGGAGGTCGCTCCAATTTTGATAACCGAAGACACCGAGCTGGATGTCGATGGTCTTGTGGTTCCTGGATTGATTGATGCTCATATTCATATAGAAAGCAGCATGCTTACTCCTGCACAATTCGCAAAGATTGCGGTGCGCCACGGTACCACTTCTGTTGTCTGCGATCCTCATGAAATTGCAAACGTCATGGGATTTAAGGGCATTGAAATAATGATGAAAAGCGCTTCTGAAGTTCCATTTAAGTTTTATTTTACAGCATCTTCTTGCGTACCTGCCACTTCATTTGAAACTTCAGGTGCAGTAATTGATTCTGAGGATATCAAATTTTTGCTTGAAATGGATGATGTTGTCGGGCTTGCCGAGATGATGAATTTTCCAGGTGTCATAAATGGGGATGAGGAAGTCCTCAAGAAACTGGAATATGCAAGGCAGTCCAAAAAACCGATTGACGGTCATGCCCCATTGCTTACTGGTAAAGATTTGGATAAATACCTTTCACAATATATACTTACTGATCATGAATGCAGTACTTTTGGGGAAGCTATTGAAAAAAAGTTGAAAGGTATGAAAATTATGGTACGTGATGGTTCATCTGCTAAAAATATGGAGGCTCTTTTCGATATTTCAAAACGTATTGAGTTCATCAGAAATCAGGATGAATTTTCTCTGGTTCCGACTGAAGTGTTGGAAAAAAGAATCAACACACCAATATTTGATTTCATAGTCAGTGACGATAAGAATCCAAAGGACCTAATCAGCGGGCATTTGAATAAATCCATTAAAAAAGCGACTGAATTGGGAATAGATACTTTCAAATCTGTTGAAATGGTTACAATCAATCCGGCTGCACATTATAATTTAAACTGCGGTTGTATCAGGGAAGGATATGATGCGGATTTTGTCATTGTAGATGATTTGGTAAACTTCAATGTACTCAAAACATACATTGGAGGGGAATGTGTTTTCGACGGTGAAAATGTTCTCTTTGACGTTCCGGAATTTAATTCGGAAAATTCAATTTTCGCCTCAAGAAAAACCGCAAGCGATTTCGACATACATTATGACGGTGATGAGTGCACAGTCAATGTGATAAAATGTTACAACGGTGAACTGCTGACCAAAAAGATGACTGCAAAATTAAATGTCCATGATGGAATAGTCCAGTCAGACATTTTCCAGGATGTGCTGAAGATATCAGTTGTAGAAAGGTACGGTCATGATAATGTTTCCAATGCATTCATTCATGGTTTCGGCCTTAAGATGGGTGCCGTTGCAGCATCCATTTCCCATGACTCACACAATATCATCACTATCGGATATGATTCTGAAATGATGGCAAAAGCCGTAAACATGGTGATAGACAATCATGGTGGAATTGCAGTTGTAAGTGATGAAGCCAGCGATTTTCTAGAACTCCCGATTGCAGGGCTTATGAGCAATGAAGACGGATATGTCGTTGCAGAAAAATTGGCAAAGCTTCAGCAGATGGTGAAAGCACTCGGATGCACTTTCGACGCACCGTTCATGACAATGGAATTCATGGCGCTTCTGGTGATTCCTTCAATAAAAATATCAGATAAGGGATTGTTCGACGGGGATAACTTTGAATTCATGGACGTGATTGTGGACTAAATTTCATATCCCCTTTTTATTAATTCTTTTTTTATCTCACCCATTGACTGCTTTTCTTCTTTTCCACCAACCTTGTTGACGACACGGCTGCATTCCCTGAATCTTGTTAAATAGTATTGCTTTTTTTCTTCATCAACCAAATCGAAACGGGTGAAATTGGCCAAGGTTTCTATGAGGCAGCTGAAAGCCCGGTTAAATGCCTGGACTTCTTTATTGATAACCATATCAGTAACTTTGGACTTTATGACATTCGCCTCTCCATTTTTTCTGATGGGATCACTTTGCTTTACGGCTTCCTTTATGCTGATTACCTCACATTTGAAATAGGCATCAACGCCCCTGAGGGAATTGTCATTGCTGAAATATTCCTGGGAAAGATTGCCGATAGTGGATAATGTAAACAGTTCGGGGTCGTGTGTGATGTTTACGGTAAATTCCCTTTGTGATATGATGTTGTTCAGGGTTTTACCTCCCTTAAAAATTCTGCATAAAATGGTATCCTTTCCAGAACAAAGCACTCCAATGGGCGCTGCATTTTGGACATTTTCACAGTTGGCAGTGGTGATTATTGTTTCATACTGCTTTCCCCTATTCATCCCAATTAAATTTAAATCGATTTCCATAATTATCCTTGTTTTTTGTTATTTTAAAAATACTTTTATATATGTTTTAACAACATATTTAATATTATTAATTGATTTTAAGGAGTTTAGCTTATGAAATATAAAATGTATGATGAAATGATGGAACAACCTGATTCACTTAAAAGCACTTTTGAAAGTGAATTTTCCAAAATGGAAGAGGTTTCAAATTTGATTGGCGATGTTGACAAGGTATATTTAATCGGTTGCGGCAGTTCAATTTCAACCTGCTACAGCGTCAGAGATGCAATAAGGATGTCAACCACCAACATTAACATTGAAGTTTACACAGGCTATGAATTTTACTACAATAAGAAATTACAGCAAGACGAAAACACATTGGCTATTTTCACTTCCCAATCCGGCGAAACCGCTGATACTTTATCATCACTGAGAAGAGCTAATGAATACGGCATTCACACAGTTTCAATTTCAAACGAACCTGAAAGCTCAATGATAAAAGAAGCTAAAACTCCAATTATAACCAGATGCGAGACAGAAACAGCTATTTTAGGTACAAAAACTTATATCACCCAACTTGCCTGTCTATATCAAATATTATTCAGCGCTTCAGACTATGAAAACAAGGATGAACTCCTGTCAGAATTGGGTGAAATGCCTGAAATGCTGGAAAAACTATTGCTTACAACTGAAGAGGACAACAAAGCATTGGCTGAAAAATATGCTGGAGAAGACATTTTCTACTGTCTTGGAAGCGGTCCGAACTTCGGTCTTGCATACAAACTGGCAATGACCATGCTTATGGAAGGAGCAATCAAACATGCATGCCCTGAATATTCAGCAGAATTCCGTCACGGATTGATTGAAAGGGCTGAAAAGGATGTTCCTGTAATATTTTTAACATCAGATCTTGAATCCGATGAAATAACTCAAAAGGCAATTGACTTTTGCGAAAATCTTGAAGCCAAATCAATAATATATAAGCTCGCAGACTATGCTGAAGTGGATAAATTATTGTCTCCATTCGTTTTGGTTATTCCTCTTGAATGGTTTGTATATTACTTGGCACACTTCAACGGCGAAGATCCTGGTGCAACAAGACACATCGGAAAAGTAAGATATTAGATGTAGATTCAATCTACATTAAACTATTTTTTTTAAAAGATTTTCATAAAAAAAAGGAAAGGAATGTAGAATGATTATTCCACATTTACTTTATGTTTTGGTATGATTAGTTTTGGAATGCTTATGATTACCATTCCGTTGTTGAATTTTGCTGAAATGTTTTCTAAGTCGATGCTGTTTTCAAATCTGATGGTTTTAACACATCTTCCTGATTTTAAGGAGTTGACAATAAGTTCGGCTTCATCTTCTTCAAACTCTTCGATATATGGGACGAATGTAGCTTCAATACTGATGTCGTTGTCTCCAGCTTCAATTAAAATGTCTTCTTTGTCAATTCCAGGGACTGCTGCTTTGATATAGTAGACATCATCGGTTTCAACCAAGTCAACATCTAAGCTTTGTACAGTAGTTTTTTTGTAGTCAGCATATTTTTTGTCTGCTGCTTTTTGCATGCTTTTGAGGTTTTCTTTAAATTCATCAATGCTTCTTGATAAGTCGCTAATGACATTGTCTGCAATGGTTTTGCCTTTTTCTTTTGTTTCTTCGTATTTGTCTTTCATGTCATCTTTCTTTTCATCAGTTTTTTCTTCAAATTCGTCTTTTTTATCGGAAATTTTGGTTTCGATAGTTTCTCCATCTACCATTTTTTCACACTCCGTATTTATTTAAAAACATTTGATTATATTTTATTTACTTTATGTTAGTATATAAAGTTTTCTATTTTTGTAACTAAAAGTAATTAAAACTTAATTCCTTTAATCTTTGATTTTTAATATAAATAATGGGCCATTTTATAAATTTATTTAATTATTTTCTTAATATTAATAATGGGGATTATTCAATGGTTTAAATTATGTAAAATCATATTTCTTTTTGGTTTATAATGCTTTTAATTGGGGGGTAACTATACAATTTTTTCAGAATATGCTTTGGGTAAGATATATTTGTTTTGAATATTACTTTTCATAATATTCGATTTAAATTAAGAGATGTATAAAATAACCAAAAAGAGTATTAATTTAAATCAATGCCTACAACATGATAAAACATGTTGAAACAGATGGGCATTGGATTAAAAATCCATTAAATCAAATGTTTTAGAATTTAATCATGTCTAGAAGGGGACTTAAACTCTAATGAATATTATGGCATAGACGGTTTATAAAATTAATTCAGTGAAAAGAAATTCTTTGAAAGATTTTTAAAATTAGTAAAAGATAGAATTCAATGCCTACAACATGGCATGCATGTTTGAACAGGTAGACATTGAAACACATCAAATTAAAGTTTAGAATTTATATATCCTAATGTGGATTTAAATTCTATTGAATATTATGAAACAGATTGTATATAAACTTTATTATTTTTTAATTTATAAACCATAGGAAGTGTCGATTAGACCCAACAAACCCAAACATAGCTTATTAAAAGCTATCGCTAAACAATGATTCTAATATTTGATAGTTCCTACAGTTTAAAGGAGAAATCGATGGCATCGGATTAATTATATGTAATCCATATGATGAAGAATGCCAAACACCACGATATGATGGTGTATATGAGCATTCCTATACAAAATTTTTTTCGAATACTCATAAAGGATTCCTCCCTTTAATTTGATGTGTTTGCCAAGAGGAGAGTTCATTAAAACGTCTGTTTTAAATCCCATCATTGGCAATATTATCCTGTTCAAAATAAATATCACCACCTTTTGGATCAAGAGTTTGATTACTTATAACATTTGATTTAATAGTATAAATATGTTTATTTTACTCCATTCTCAAGTAAAAATTATATTTAGTTTGTAAAAAACATAATTAACCCATTATGATTTGATTATGGTCAGTATACCTTTCAAAATTTTTTGTAAGATATATTATAAAAGTTTAACATTGGATGATAATAATGAAAAATTAAATGAATTAAAATCCATAATTAAAAAAGAACAAATATGCTTATTTAATTGAGAAGTAATTTTTTCTTTAATAGGAATAGGCAACATGACATTAACGACTGCCATATTGAAATCAAATCGGTTAAACTTAGATATACAAAAATACAAGTTTTGAATATTTCCAGAATTTCATTTGATTTAACATATTCGCTAGTTGATGATTAACATATTTTTTGGTTGATGATTAATTTTTTAAAATTTATTAAATTACTTATTTTGTGATTTAAATAATTTTAATTAAAAATAAAAAATTTATGATGGTTGATGATTAAGGTTGATGATTCCTATTTTATTTCAAAATATATTCTGTATTTCTACCTTTTCCCCTACTTTCTATTAATTTTTTATCTTTTAGTTTTCTAATAATTTTATAGCTGGCTTGGGAAGTAATATTTAACATCTCTTGAATATCCTTATTTTGAATATGTTCTTTTTCTTCAAGTAGAGTTAATACGGAAATTTCATTTGGAGTTAATTGAATAGTACTATCATATTTTGATGTTATTTCGGATAATTTTAATACTTCTGATTTAACTTTATTGATTGAGTATAATACTCCACAGCAGAAATATTCTAGCCAATTTGTCAAATCATGGTTTTTATCGGCACTGTGTAGTGCATCAACATAAGCCTGCCTATCATGATTGTAATATTCGTCTAAAGTGAAATAGTCATTGATATTAAATTTGTGAACTGATAGAATTAATGTTGCCATAAGTCTGCTGGTACGTCCATTTCCATCAACAAAGGGATGTATACGTACTAATTCATAATGAAGAATTCCTGCGATAATAACTGGATAAATTTCATCGGTTGAATTGTTCAACCAATCTAATAACTCATCTACTAAACCTGGTACTTTATAAGCATCTGGCGGCACATAATTTATTTTTTGAGTATGCAAATTGCCAATAAATACACGAGTGTCTCTAAATTTACCCTCATATTCAGGATTTTTTAATAAATCTTTAGTCAAATCTTTATGCACAGATAGGATTGTGTCAGGGGCAATAACCTTATCAGAATATTGATCTAAATGATTTAATACATTGAAATAATTTAATACTTCTTGTTCTGCTTTTGTAGTTGGTTTTTGATTGTTGTTGATTAATGTTTTTACTTCATCTAAGTTTAAAGGATTTCCTTCAATTGATGTTGAGTAATGTGAAGATCTAATAAGTGCATCCTGTTTTAATTTGGTGTCATATAATGGGATTATTTTTGCATTACTGATGACTTCTTTAGCTGAAGCGATTTCAGCAATATAATTTACAATTTTATCGGTGTATGTAAATTTAGGTTCAAACATAATATCAACTTATTTTTCTTAATTATTATAATTTATGTGGTTGATGATTAACATATTTTTTGGTTGATGATTAATTTTTTAAAGTTCTTTATATTGCTTATTTTATGATTTAAACAATTTTAATTAATAATAAAAAAATCATGTTAGTTGATGATTAAGGTTGATGATTAAGGTTGATGATTAAGGTTGATGATTAATGTTTTGTGAAAAAATTTGTTGTTATTTGTTAAGAATGGAGTAAGTATACAATTACTTTTGTAGTTACCATTTGTAAATAAAATTTTAAAAATATACTTACTCAAAATTGAAATTTTTGATTAGATAGATTCTGACAAAATAGTAAGTATGCGATTTTTCTCTGCATTACTTTTTGTTAGTATATAAAGTTTTCTATTATTGTAACTAAAAGTAATTAAAACTTAATTCCTTTAATCTTTGATTTTTCATATTGGTGATGCTTTATTTTATAATAATCATGAGTTTTTCAATCAAGGATATAAATAATGGTTTTTAAATTGTTAAATTTGGATTATATTTATTTTCAATTAGTTAAATTATATTGATTATAATTTTGAAATAACTATTTTTTTAAATGGCTGTGTCAATATTAAATTGCACAAGATTTTTATACAATTAAATGTGGTAATAATTATCAAAAATTATATCTTTTATAATAGCAATGATTGTGGCTTTCATTGAACCTATACTATGCTTAACAATTATTTTTGTATTGTCTATTGTCAATATGGTAGTTATAGGTAGAAAAAAATAATAACTCCTGATTGAATTTCATTCAAAAATCAGCACGTTTGTAATGGAATATCACCAATTGATTATTGAAAAAGTCATTTTAAAAAAGTAAATGAGAGATAATCTCTCATTATGTTTTAGTTTTTCTTATCCTGCAGTCGCAATGTCAGGATAAACACAATTCCCATAATAATGGCCGTTACCTCCATTACGAATGCCATTGTATCCTGAATAATGATATTTACAATATCCTCAATGGTAGCATTCTCTTTAATTTCGTTTATACTGCCCACTTTTTGAAAGTAATCATAAGCCTCTTGATGGAATGTTTCATTTCCTGAATATTCTGGAGCATATATGTCGACTGCATGGGAAATGCCTCCGAAAACTCCAAGAATTAGAATTATTCCGATAACTGCTGTACCTAATGATTCACCTAATGTCTGACTGGTTGTATTAACTCCTGATGCGTTATTTTGACTTTCCTTAGAAATGTTGACTAATGAAATATCAGTACATAATGCCATTAAAAATCCAAGTCCTGCTCCCATTACGAATAGTCCTGGGATTAAATCCAGTGTTGATGTATCCAGTCTGAACTGATAGCTTAAAAGCATACATCCTGCGATTGACATTATACATCCTATTGCCATGATTGTCTTGTGTTTCA includes the following:
- a CDS encoding TIGR00300 family protein is translated as MNKRIIELSGHIIDSMALTKTMAIIMEKGGEFDILEIDVGRKKSDVSHAKIEVSAYSPELLNAILDELSVLGASIHEIKEVNLVASTKDKVAPEGFYSSSNHATHIYYKGNWIPVEDIEMDCLVVVDEDENRAFVKPISNIEAGDKIVVGLDGVRVTPPQRSRDEHQVFEFMNSDVSSEKPLMNLINGIAQEMKEIKAKGGKIGIVGGPAIVHTGSGKYLASLIRDGYIDVIMAGNALATHDIESNLFGTSLGIEVETGKIVAHGHTHHMRAINRINNSGSIRKAVEDGTLTGGIMYECIKNEVPFVLAGSIRDDGPLPDVITDVIEAQKLMRKYAQEVDMVLMISTMLHSIAMGNLLPSRVKSICVDINPSTVTKLSDRGSAQVVGIVTDIGTFMPLLYNALNEE
- the ade gene encoding adenine deaminase; the protein is MEFTAYILDVLFDSFYPARIRIEDGIFKEVAPILITEDTELDVDGLVVPGLIDAHIHIESSMLTPAQFAKIAVRHGTTSVVCDPHEIANVMGFKGIEIMMKSASEVPFKFYFTASSCVPATSFETSGAVIDSEDIKFLLEMDDVVGLAEMMNFPGVINGDEEVLKKLEYARQSKKPIDGHAPLLTGKDLDKYLSQYILTDHECSTFGEAIEKKLKGMKIMVRDGSSAKNMEALFDISKRIEFIRNQDEFSLVPTEVLEKRINTPIFDFIVSDDKNPKDLISGHLNKSIKKATELGIDTFKSVEMVTINPAAHYNLNCGCIREGYDADFVIVDDLVNFNVLKTYIGGECVFDGENVLFDVPEFNSENSIFASRKTASDFDIHYDGDECTVNVIKCYNGELLTKKMTAKLNVHDGIVQSDIFQDVLKISVVERYGHDNVSNAFIHGFGLKMGAVAASISHDSHNIITIGYDSEMMAKAVNMVIDNHGGIAVVSDEASDFLELPIAGLMSNEDGYVVAEKLAKLQQMVKALGCTFDAPFMTMEFMALLVIPSIKISDKGLFDGDNFEFMDVIVD
- a CDS encoding DUF447 domain-containing protein, translated to MEIDLNLIGMNRGKQYETIITTANCENVQNAAPIGVLCSGKDTILCRIFKGGKTLNNIISQREFTVNITHDPELFTLSTIGNLSQEYFSNDNSLRGVDAYFKCEVISIKEAVKQSDPIRKNGEANVIKSKVTDMVINKEVQAFNRAFSCLIETLANFTRFDLVDEEKKQYYLTRFRECSRVVNKVGGKEEKQSMGEIKKELIKRGYEI
- a CDS encoding SIS domain-containing protein, encoding MKYKMYDEMMEQPDSLKSTFESEFSKMEEVSNLIGDVDKVYLIGCGSSISTCYSVRDAIRMSTTNINIEVYTGYEFYYNKKLQQDENTLAIFTSQSGETADTLSSLRRANEYGIHTVSISNEPESSMIKEAKTPIITRCETETAILGTKTYITQLACLYQILFSASDYENKDELLSELGEMPEMLEKLLLTTEEDNKALAEKYAGEDIFYCLGSGPNFGLAYKLAMTMLMEGAIKHACPEYSAEFRHGLIERAEKDVPVIFLTSDLESDEITQKAIDFCENLEAKSIIYKLADYAEVDKLLSPFVLVIPLEWFVYYLAHFNGEDPGATRHIGKVRY
- a CDS encoding Hsp20/alpha crystallin family protein; protein product: MVDGETIETKISDKKDEFEEKTDEKKDDMKDKYEETKEKGKTIADNVISDLSRSIDEFKENLKSMQKAADKKYADYKKTTVQSLDVDLVETDDVYYIKAAVPGIDKEDILIEAGDNDISIEATFVPYIEEFEEDEAELIVNSLKSGRCVKTIRFENSIDLENISAKFNNGMVIISIPKLIIPKHKVNVE
- a CDS encoding Fic family protein — translated: MFEPKFTYTDKIVNYIAEIASAKEVISNAKIIPLYDTKLKQDALIRSSHYSTSIEGNPLNLDEVKTLINNNQKPTTKAEQEVLNYFNVLNHLDQYSDKVIAPDTILSVHKDLTKDLLKNPEYEGKFRDTRVFIGNLHTQKINYVPPDAYKVPGLVDELLDWLNNSTDEIYPVIIAGILHYELVRIHPFVDGNGRTSRLMATLILSVHKFNINDYFTLDEYYNHDRQAYVDALHSADKNHDLTNWLEYFCCGVLYSINKVKSEVLKLSEITSKYDSTIQLTPNEISVLTLLEEKEHIQNKDIQEMLNITSQASYKIIRKLKDKKLIESRGKGRNTEYILK